The Coffea arabica cultivar ET-39 chromosome 8e, Coffea Arabica ET-39 HiFi, whole genome shotgun sequence genome window below encodes:
- the LOC113702784 gene encoding ER membrane protein complex subunit 7 homolog, with protein sequence MEGRGSSEIMVVLLRRRRRGLGLGRGLLPFVSLICLCFLLPPALAVASGNGDGYTINGRVKIPGASSLGFALPAKTSNVKVILNGGQEVTFLRPDGYFSFHNVPAGTHLIEVAAIGYFFSPVRVDVSARNPGKVQAALTETRKGLSELVLEPLREEQYYEIKEPFSIMSVVKSPMGLMLGFMVLVMFVMPKLVENMDTEEMKRAQEEMRNQGVPSFSSLLSGGQRSN encoded by the exons ATGGAAGGAAGAGGCAGCTCTGAAATCATGGTAGTATtattaagaagaagaagaagaggtcTTGGTCTTGGTCGAGGTCTTCTTCCATTtgtttctttaatttgtttatgcTTTCTCCTTCCTCCGGCCCTCGCCGTCGCTTCCGG GAATGGAGATGGTTATACGATAAATGGCAGAGTCAAAATTCCAG GTGCCAGCTCTCTGGGATTTGCACTACCTgcaaaaacctcaaatgtcaaaGTCATACTGAATGGTGGTCAAGAAGTCACTTTTCTGCGGCCTGATGGATATTTTTCTTT CCACAATGTTCCTGCTGGGACTCATCTAATTGAGGTGGCCGCAATTGGATATTTCTTTTCTCCG GTTCGAGTTGATGTGAGTGCTAGAAACCCAGGTAAGGTTCAGGCAGCACTAACAGAGACTAGGAAAGGTTTGAGTGAGCTTGTGCTGGAGCCTCTAAGAGAGGAACAGTACTATGAG ATAAAGGAACCCTTCTCCATAATGTCTGTAGTGAAAAGCCCAATGGGTCTGATGCTCGGGTTTATGGTTCTCGTGATGTTTGTAATGCCCAAACTAGTAGAGAATATGG ATACCGAAGAAATGAAACGAGCCCAAGAAGAAATGAGAAATCAGGGGGTTCCTTCTTTTTCAAGTTTGTTATCCGGAGGCCAGCGAAGTAACTAA
- the LOC113704317 gene encoding uncharacterized vacuolar membrane protein YML018C, translating to MGWRYKAGLCLIATVVVIWVTSAEVTQGIFENYKQPFAVTYLGASLMVIYLPLAFLKDWICSLIRKRSGKTGKTVGSIGDSCAGADSPLKYIGDQKVFEMDIKGSLNRKHSEVDLSAQEEGKPLVSICTDGAENAKQEKEVSTREIAMYGFYIAPIWFITEYLSNAALARTSVASTTVLSSTSGLFTLFIGAYLGQDSLSVSKVVAVFISMAGVAMTTLGKTWAADDAQLNPSLNGKRTLVGDLFGLLSAVTYGLFTVLLKKFAGEEGERIDVQKLFGYVGLFTLVALWWLVWPLTALGIEPKFTVPHSAKMDEVVIANGLVGSVLSDYFWALCVVWTTPLVATLGMSLTIPLAMSADMVIHGRHYSAIYILGSVQVFAGFIIANLSDWFTRTLGL from the exons ATGGGTTGGAGATATAAGGCTGGTTTGTGTCTCATTGCTACCGTTGTTGTCATTTGGGTCACCTCTGCAGAAGTCACTCAG GGTATTTTTGAAAACTACAAGCAACCATTTGCCGTGACATATCTTGGGGCTTCTCTAATGGTGATTTATCTCCCACTAGCATTTCTAAAGGATTGGATTTGCAGTCTGATAAGAAAACGCTCTGGGAAAACTGGTAAAACTGTAGGGTCAATTGGTGATTCATGTGCTGGTGCGGATTCTCCTTTGAAGTATATTGGAGACCAGAAAGTCTTTGAGATGGATATTAAGGGATCTTTGAATAGAAAACACAGTGAAGTAGATCTTTCTGCTCAAGAAGAGGGAAAGCCATTAGTTTCTATATGTACAGATGGTGCTGAGAATGCTAAACAAGAAAAAGAGGTTTCCACGAGGGAAATTGCCATGTATGGATTCTATATCGCCCCTATTTGGTTTATTACGGAG TACTTATCAAATGCTGCCCTTGCACGTACAAGCGTTGCAAGTACAACAGTATTATCATCTACTTCAGGACTGTTTACCCTCTTCATTGGTGCATACCTGGGCCAAGATTCCTTAAGTGTATCGAAAGTAGTTGCTGTTTTTATTAGCATGGCTGGTGTTGCAATGACAACTCTAGGAAAAACTTGGGCAGCTGATGATGCCCAACTTAATCCTTCTTT AAATGGCAAACGTACTCTTGTTGGGGATCTTTTTGGCCTTCTATCTGCTGTTACATATGGACTATTTACTG TACTTCTCAAGAAGTTTGCTGGTGAGGAAGGAGAAAGGATTGATGTTCAGAAGCTGTTTGGATATGTTGGCTTGTTCACACTTGTAGCCCTATGGTGGCTCG TGTGGCCATTGACTGCCTTAGGCATAGAGCCTAAATTTACAGTTCCTCACTCTGCAAAGATGGATGAAGTTGTTATTGCAAATGGACTCGTAGGAAGTGTTCTTTCAGACTACTTCTG GGCACTATGTGTTGTCTGGACAACTCCGCTGGTAGCCACCTTGGGCATGTCTCTTACAATCCCACTTGCCATGTCGGCTGATATGGTGATACATGGACGCCATTATTCAGCCATCTACATTCTGGGTTCGGTTCAG GTATTTGCAGGATTTATTATAGCCAATCTTTCGGATTGGTTTACCAGAACTTTGGGGTTATAG
- the LOC113703613 gene encoding synaptotagmin-5-like isoform X1 has translation MGFVLGFILGAALGLGLIVGFARYQHIRSKNRSDLAATIAAFARMTVQDSRKLLPPESYPSWVVFTQRQKLTWLNHHLDKLWPYINEAASELIRSSVEPTLEEYRPAIIASLKFSKLTLGTVAPQFTGIAVIDGDVGEIVMELELQWDGNPSIIIDIETRVGVKLPIQVKNIGFTGVFRLMFKPLVDEFPCFGAVCYSLRQKKNLDFTLKVVGGEITAIPGISDSIEEMIRDAIEDSITWPVRKIVPILPGDYSDLELKPVGILDVKLVEAKELTNKDFIGKSDPYAELFIRPLRNRTKTSKTINNQINPIWNEHFEFIVEDVSTQNLTIRIYDDEGIQASEFIGCARILLKDLQPGKVKDVWLKLVKDLEIQRDTKNRGQVHLELLYCPFGSESALLTRFNPDFRLTDLEKALKQDIDSDDTEKPALHRKRDVIVRGVLSVTVISAEDLPATDFMGKSDPFVVLEMKKSKQKNKTRVLNDTLNPVWNQTFDFVVEDGLHDLLMLEVYDHDTFGKDKMGRCVMTLTRVILEEEFTDVFPVDGTPSGKLNLHLKWTPQLIVKE, from the exons atGGGCTTCGTTCTGGGTTTCATTTTAGGTGCTGCGTTAGGCCTTGGTTTGATAGTTGGGTTTGCTCGATATCAACATATCAGATCCAAAAATCGCTCTGATTTG GCAGCAACCATTGCAGCTTTTGCAAGGATGACTGTTCAGGATTCCAGAAAACTTCTGCCACCCGAGTCCTATCCTTCTTGGGTAGTCTTTACACAGCGACAGAAGTT AACTTGGCTCAATCATCACCTTGACAAGCTCTGGCCATATATTAACGAG GCAGCTTCTGAATTGATAAGAAGCTCGGTTGAGCCAACCCTTGAGGAATACAGACCCGCTATCATAGCATCTTTGAAGTTTTCAAAGTTGACCCTCGGTACTGTGGCCCCACAATTTACAG GAATTGCCGTGATTGATGGTGATGTTGGGGAAATTGTTATGGAGTTGGAGTTGCAGTGGGATGGAAATCCCAGCATTATAATCGACATCGAAACCAGAGTTGGAGTTAAACTACCAATACAG GTCAAGAATATTGGATTTACCGGGGTTTTCAGATTAATGTTCAAACCCCTGGTTGATGAATTTCCTTGTTTTGGAGCTGTATGTTACTCCCTGAGACAAAAG AAAAATCTGGATTTTACCCTCAAAGTTGTTGGTGGTGAAATCACAGCAATTCCTGGAATATCTGATTCTATTGAG GAAATGATACGAGATGCCATTGAAGATTCTATCACCTGGCCAGTTCGTAAGATTGTTCCCATATTACCAGGAGACTATAG TGACTTAGAGCTAAAGCCTGTTGGAATACTAGATGTGAAGCTTGTAGAAGCTAAGGAGTTGACAAACAAGGACTTCATTGGGAAATCTGATCCATATGCAGAATTGTTCATACGCCCGCTGCGCAACAGGACAAAAACTAGCAAAACAATT AACAACCAAATAAACCCAATTTGGAATGAACATTTTGAGTTCATAGTTGAAGATGTCTCCACTCAAAACTTGACAATAAGGATTTATGACGACGAAGGGATTCAAGCTTCTGAATTCATTGGTTGTGCTCGAATTTTGTTGAAGGACCTTCAACCTGGGAAGGTTAAAGATGTCTGGTTGAAACTTGTGAAAGATTTGGAGATTCAAAGGGATACAAAGAACAGGGGTCAG GTTCATTTGGAGCTTTTATACTGTCCGTTTGGGAGTGAGAGTGCATTGCTGACTCGCTTCAACCCCGACTTTAGATTGACTGACTTGGAGAAGGCCCTTAAGCAGGATATTGACTCTGATGATACAGAAAAACCTGCTTTACACAGGAAAAGGGATGTTATCGTCAGAGGAGTTCTCTCTGTCACAGTAATATCTGCAGAAGATTTACCAGCTACTGATTTTATGGGAAAATCTGATCCATTTGTGGTACTTGAAATGAAGAAGTCCAAACAGAAGAACAAGACGAGG GTTTTGAATGACACCTTAAATCCAGTTTGGAATCAAACCTTTGACTTTGTTGTGGAGGACGGATTGCATGACTTGTTAATGTTGGAAGTCTACGACCATGACACATTTGGGAAG GATAAAATGGGAAGATGCGTCATGACACTCACAAGGGTTATACTGGAGGAAGAATTTACAGATGTTTTCCCAGTAGATGGTACTCCTTCCGGGAAGCTTAATCTGCATCTCAAGTGGACACCGCAGCTAATAGTGAAAGAGTGA
- the LOC113703613 gene encoding synaptotagmin-5-like isoform X2 gives MGFVLGFILGAALGLGLIVGFARYQHIRSKNRSDLLTWLNHHLDKLWPYINEAASELIRSSVEPTLEEYRPAIIASLKFSKLTLGTVAPQFTGIAVIDGDVGEIVMELELQWDGNPSIIIDIETRVGVKLPIQVKNIGFTGVFRLMFKPLVDEFPCFGAVCYSLRQKKNLDFTLKVVGGEITAIPGISDSIEEMIRDAIEDSITWPVRKIVPILPGDYSDLELKPVGILDVKLVEAKELTNKDFIGKSDPYAELFIRPLRNRTKTSKTINNQINPIWNEHFEFIVEDVSTQNLTIRIYDDEGIQASEFIGCARILLKDLQPGKVKDVWLKLVKDLEIQRDTKNRGQVHLELLYCPFGSESALLTRFNPDFRLTDLEKALKQDIDSDDTEKPALHRKRDVIVRGVLSVTVISAEDLPATDFMGKSDPFVVLEMKKSKQKNKTRVLNDTLNPVWNQTFDFVVEDGLHDLLMLEVYDHDTFGKDKMGRCVMTLTRVILEEEFTDVFPVDGTPSGKLNLHLKWTPQLIVKE, from the exons atGGGCTTCGTTCTGGGTTTCATTTTAGGTGCTGCGTTAGGCCTTGGTTTGATAGTTGGGTTTGCTCGATATCAACATATCAGATCCAAAAATCGCTCTGATTTG tTAACTTGGCTCAATCATCACCTTGACAAGCTCTGGCCATATATTAACGAG GCAGCTTCTGAATTGATAAGAAGCTCGGTTGAGCCAACCCTTGAGGAATACAGACCCGCTATCATAGCATCTTTGAAGTTTTCAAAGTTGACCCTCGGTACTGTGGCCCCACAATTTACAG GAATTGCCGTGATTGATGGTGATGTTGGGGAAATTGTTATGGAGTTGGAGTTGCAGTGGGATGGAAATCCCAGCATTATAATCGACATCGAAACCAGAGTTGGAGTTAAACTACCAATACAG GTCAAGAATATTGGATTTACCGGGGTTTTCAGATTAATGTTCAAACCCCTGGTTGATGAATTTCCTTGTTTTGGAGCTGTATGTTACTCCCTGAGACAAAAG AAAAATCTGGATTTTACCCTCAAAGTTGTTGGTGGTGAAATCACAGCAATTCCTGGAATATCTGATTCTATTGAG GAAATGATACGAGATGCCATTGAAGATTCTATCACCTGGCCAGTTCGTAAGATTGTTCCCATATTACCAGGAGACTATAG TGACTTAGAGCTAAAGCCTGTTGGAATACTAGATGTGAAGCTTGTAGAAGCTAAGGAGTTGACAAACAAGGACTTCATTGGGAAATCTGATCCATATGCAGAATTGTTCATACGCCCGCTGCGCAACAGGACAAAAACTAGCAAAACAATT AACAACCAAATAAACCCAATTTGGAATGAACATTTTGAGTTCATAGTTGAAGATGTCTCCACTCAAAACTTGACAATAAGGATTTATGACGACGAAGGGATTCAAGCTTCTGAATTCATTGGTTGTGCTCGAATTTTGTTGAAGGACCTTCAACCTGGGAAGGTTAAAGATGTCTGGTTGAAACTTGTGAAAGATTTGGAGATTCAAAGGGATACAAAGAACAGGGGTCAG GTTCATTTGGAGCTTTTATACTGTCCGTTTGGGAGTGAGAGTGCATTGCTGACTCGCTTCAACCCCGACTTTAGATTGACTGACTTGGAGAAGGCCCTTAAGCAGGATATTGACTCTGATGATACAGAAAAACCTGCTTTACACAGGAAAAGGGATGTTATCGTCAGAGGAGTTCTCTCTGTCACAGTAATATCTGCAGAAGATTTACCAGCTACTGATTTTATGGGAAAATCTGATCCATTTGTGGTACTTGAAATGAAGAAGTCCAAACAGAAGAACAAGACGAGG GTTTTGAATGACACCTTAAATCCAGTTTGGAATCAAACCTTTGACTTTGTTGTGGAGGACGGATTGCATGACTTGTTAATGTTGGAAGTCTACGACCATGACACATTTGGGAAG GATAAAATGGGAAGATGCGTCATGACACTCACAAGGGTTATACTGGAGGAAGAATTTACAGATGTTTTCCCAGTAGATGGTACTCCTTCCGGGAAGCTTAATCTGCATCTCAAGTGGACACCGCAGCTAATAGTGAAAGAGTGA